One window of the Rosa rugosa chromosome 3, drRosRugo1.1, whole genome shotgun sequence genome contains the following:
- the LOC133740369 gene encoding probable receptor-like protein kinase At1g11050 isoform X1, which produces MLVFFMAEVMKLIGLLLVFLSLLSLSTAQSPKIISNTTTCPIDLSYVLRLPFNSSSCKNFQAPPKTPQMDTTQIPCCQTLLSLFGIGTAQHLNATTFFQLPNIAASNSCLQNFQSKLTSLALPPNLVSYCFDPSQFVTSPNLCAQIESSQDWVSKLNQTTVLDFACKPDLTDLSSCDACVAAGFKIQQQLIAIDGNSSHSGDCWYFTILYAAGMINSFGPESQGAMSCIFSLSLDVALVGLRKKSYTALVTAVVSATGGLLTVLFLYFLWKKSLGKKRAYSENIRNVSAGGGKNDIELPVLSLRSILAATNNFSEANKLGEGGFGPVYKGILNENLEVAIKRLSKKSGQGYQEFMNELKLIAKLQHNNLVRLLGCCIEKEEMILIYEYMPNRSLDKFLFDPRENTKLDWGKRFHIIEGIAQGVLYIHKHSRLKIIHRDLKASNVLLDEAMNPKISDFGMAKIFEINQTEANTNRVVGTYGYMSPEYARYGHFSEKLDVFSFGVLLLEIVSGRRNFAFYHLEHPLTLAGWVWKLWNEGRGLEVIDASVRETCLPHEALRCIHVALLCVQEDPVDRPTMSSVVHMLANEATSLPLFKEPAFSTHSNYKAICSSSPSSSIFSNNLVTISVPEGR; this is translated from the exons ATGTTGGTCTTTTTTATGGCTGAAGTGATGAAATTGATTGGGCTTTTGTTGGTGTTTCTCTcactactttctctctctactgcTCAATCTCCAAAAATAATTAGCAACACAACAACATGCCCCATTGATCTCAGCTATGTCCTTAGACTCCCCTTCAACTCCTCATCATGCAAAAACTTCCAAGCCCCTCCTAAAACCCCCCAAATGGACACCACCCAGATCCCATGTTGTCAAACCCTATTGTCTCTCTTTGGAATAGGCACTGCTCAACACCTCAACGCCACCACTTTTTTCCAACTCCCCAACATAGCAGCCTCAAATTCTTGCCTCCAGAACTTCCAGTCCAAGCTTACCTCTCTAGCACTCCCTCCTAATCTTGTCTCTTATTGTTTTGACCCTTCACAATTTGTAACTAGCCCCAATTTATGTGCCCAAATTGAGTCTTCCCAAGATTGGGTCTCCAAGCTTAATCAGACCACTGTACTTGACTTTGCATGCAAGCCAGACCTCACTGATCTCTCATCCTGTGATGCTTGCGTAGCGGCTGGCTTTAAAATTCAGCAACAATTAATCGCCATTGATGGTAACAGTTCTCACTCTGGAGATTGTTGGTACTTTACAATTCTTTATGCTGCTGGTATGATCAACAGCTTTGGTCCTGAAAGTCAGGGCGCCATGTCTTGTATTTTTAGTTTATCTTTGGATGTCGCTCTTGTGGGTTTGCGCAAAAAGAGCTATACCGCTCTTGTAACTGCAGTAGTCTCAGCAACAGGAGGGTTGCTTACAGTATTATTTTTATACTTCTTATGGAAGAAATCTTTGGGAAAGAAAAG GGCATATAGTGAGAATATTAGGAATGTTAGTGCTGGAGGTGGGAAGAATGATATAGAACTACCGGTCTTAAGTTTAAGGAGTATATTAGCTGCTACAAACAACTTCTCTGAAGCTAATAAACTTGGAGAGGGAGGGTTTGGCCCTGTTTATAAG ggCATCTTAAATGAGAATCTAGAGGTAGCCAtaaaaagactgtcaaagaagTCAGGGCAAGGATATCAAGAGTTCATGAATGAGTTAAAACTTATAGCAAAGCTCCAACACAACAATCTTGTTAGGCTCTTGGGTTGCTGTATTGAAAAGGAAGAAATGATATTAATCTACGAGTACATGCCTAATCGAAGTTTGGACAAATTTTTGTTTG ATCCAAGGGAAAACACGAAGTTGGATTGGGGTAAACGCTTTCATATTATAGAAGGTATAGCTCAAGGAGTACTTTATATCCACAAACACTCCAGATTGAAAATCATTCACAGGGATCTAAAAGCAAGTAATGTTCTGTTGGATGAAGCAATGAACcccaaaatttcagattttggaaTGGCAAAGATTTTCGAGATAAATCAGACTGAAGCAAATACCAACAGGGTTGTTGGGACATA CGGTTACATGTCACCTGAGTATGCACGCTATGGCCATTTTTCTGAGAAATTGGATGTATTCAGTTTTGGAGTGTTGTTGCTGGAGATTGTAAGTGGAAGGAGGAATTTCGCTTTCTATCATCTTGAACACCCACTAACTCTTGCTGGATGG GTATGGAAATTATGGAATGAAGGTAGAGGATTGGAGGTGATTGATGCATCAGTGAGAGAAACATGTCTGCCTCATGAAGCTTTAAGGTGTATCCATGTAGCATTATTGTGTGTTCAAGAAGATCcagttgatcgaccaacaatgTCTTCTGTAGTTCACATGTTGGCTAATGAAGCTACATCACTTCCACTATTCAAAGAGCCTGCATTTTCAACACATAGTAATTATAAAGCTATTTGCTCTTCTTCTCCATCATCTAGCATTTTCTCGAACAATCTGGTAACCATTAGCGTCCCTGAAGGTCGATAG
- the LOC133740369 gene encoding probable receptor-like protein kinase At1g11050 isoform X2, producing MLVFFMAEVMKLIGLLLVFLSLLSLSTAQSPKIISNTTTCPIDLSYVLRLPFNSSSCKNFQAPPKTPQMDTTQIPCCQTLLSLFGIGTAQHLNATTFFQLPNIAASNSCLQNFQSKLTSLALPPNLVSYCFDPSQFVTSPNLCAQIESSQDWVSKLNQTTVLDFACKPDLTDLSSCDACVAAGFKIQQQLIAIDGNSSHSGDCWYFTILYAAGMINSFGPESQGAMSCIFSLSLDVALVGLRKKSYTALVTAVVSATGGLLTVLFLYFLWKKSLGKKRAYSENIRNVSAGGGKNDIELPVLSLRSILAATNNFSEANKLGEGGFGPVYKGILNENLEVAIKRLSKKSGQGYQEFMNELKLIAKLQHNNLVRLLGCCIEKEEMILIYEYMPNRSLDKFLFDPRENTKLDWGKRFHIIEAMNPKISDFGMAKIFEINQTEANTNRVVGTYGYMSPEYARYGHFSEKLDVFSFGVLLLEIVSGRRNFAFYHLEHPLTLAGWVWKLWNEGRGLEVIDASVRETCLPHEALRCIHVALLCVQEDPVDRPTMSSVVHMLANEATSLPLFKEPAFSTHSNYKAICSSSPSSSIFSNNLVTISVPEGR from the exons ATGTTGGTCTTTTTTATGGCTGAAGTGATGAAATTGATTGGGCTTTTGTTGGTGTTTCTCTcactactttctctctctactgcTCAATCTCCAAAAATAATTAGCAACACAACAACATGCCCCATTGATCTCAGCTATGTCCTTAGACTCCCCTTCAACTCCTCATCATGCAAAAACTTCCAAGCCCCTCCTAAAACCCCCCAAATGGACACCACCCAGATCCCATGTTGTCAAACCCTATTGTCTCTCTTTGGAATAGGCACTGCTCAACACCTCAACGCCACCACTTTTTTCCAACTCCCCAACATAGCAGCCTCAAATTCTTGCCTCCAGAACTTCCAGTCCAAGCTTACCTCTCTAGCACTCCCTCCTAATCTTGTCTCTTATTGTTTTGACCCTTCACAATTTGTAACTAGCCCCAATTTATGTGCCCAAATTGAGTCTTCCCAAGATTGGGTCTCCAAGCTTAATCAGACCACTGTACTTGACTTTGCATGCAAGCCAGACCTCACTGATCTCTCATCCTGTGATGCTTGCGTAGCGGCTGGCTTTAAAATTCAGCAACAATTAATCGCCATTGATGGTAACAGTTCTCACTCTGGAGATTGTTGGTACTTTACAATTCTTTATGCTGCTGGTATGATCAACAGCTTTGGTCCTGAAAGTCAGGGCGCCATGTCTTGTATTTTTAGTTTATCTTTGGATGTCGCTCTTGTGGGTTTGCGCAAAAAGAGCTATACCGCTCTTGTAACTGCAGTAGTCTCAGCAACAGGAGGGTTGCTTACAGTATTATTTTTATACTTCTTATGGAAGAAATCTTTGGGAAAGAAAAG GGCATATAGTGAGAATATTAGGAATGTTAGTGCTGGAGGTGGGAAGAATGATATAGAACTACCGGTCTTAAGTTTAAGGAGTATATTAGCTGCTACAAACAACTTCTCTGAAGCTAATAAACTTGGAGAGGGAGGGTTTGGCCCTGTTTATAAG ggCATCTTAAATGAGAATCTAGAGGTAGCCAtaaaaagactgtcaaagaagTCAGGGCAAGGATATCAAGAGTTCATGAATGAGTTAAAACTTATAGCAAAGCTCCAACACAACAATCTTGTTAGGCTCTTGGGTTGCTGTATTGAAAAGGAAGAAATGATATTAATCTACGAGTACATGCCTAATCGAAGTTTGGACAAATTTTTGTTTG ATCCAAGGGAAAACACGAAGTTGGATTGGGGTAAACGCTTTCATATTATAGAAG CAATGAACcccaaaatttcagattttggaaTGGCAAAGATTTTCGAGATAAATCAGACTGAAGCAAATACCAACAGGGTTGTTGGGACATA CGGTTACATGTCACCTGAGTATGCACGCTATGGCCATTTTTCTGAGAAATTGGATGTATTCAGTTTTGGAGTGTTGTTGCTGGAGATTGTAAGTGGAAGGAGGAATTTCGCTTTCTATCATCTTGAACACCCACTAACTCTTGCTGGATGG GTATGGAAATTATGGAATGAAGGTAGAGGATTGGAGGTGATTGATGCATCAGTGAGAGAAACATGTCTGCCTCATGAAGCTTTAAGGTGTATCCATGTAGCATTATTGTGTGTTCAAGAAGATCcagttgatcgaccaacaatgTCTTCTGTAGTTCACATGTTGGCTAATGAAGCTACATCACTTCCACTATTCAAAGAGCCTGCATTTTCAACACATAGTAATTATAAAGCTATTTGCTCTTCTTCTCCATCATCTAGCATTTTCTCGAACAATCTGGTAACCATTAGCGTCCCTGAAGGTCGATAG
- the LOC133736120 gene encoding agamous-like MADS-box protein AGL62 codes for MRKIENETNLQVTFSKRRTGLFKKASELCTLSGAEMAIVVFSPGKKPYSFGHPNVESIIERYLSGSHQPLNNSSTAQAARLIEEANRNATLSRLNEELTLLNEMRDEELRKGEELLLRERAGQHLHWREKPKEELDTQQLMWLKMEMQELHRRVAQETQFRQQLALFDTTGNLMNEQHFTNPMAPFFAGIPSTSSQGAMNNDAN; via the coding sequence ATGAGAAAGATAGAGAATGAAACCAATCTTCAGGTGACATTCTCTAAACGCCGCACTGGTCTGTTCAAAAAGGCCAGCGAGCTGTGCACCCTTAGTGGTGCAGAGATGGCCATTGTAGTTTTCTCGCCGGGCAAAAAACCATACTCTTTCGGCCACCCGAATGTAGAATCTATCATTGAGCGTTATCTGTCAGGGTCTCATCAGCCGCTCAACAACTCGAGCACAGCCCAAGCTGCCCGACTCATTGAAGAAGCTAATCGCAACGCGACGCTGAGTCGTCTCAATGAAGAGTTAACTTTGCTTAATGAAATGCGCGACGAGGAGCTGAGGAAGGGCGAGGAGCTGCTGCTGAGGGAGAGGGCTGGCCAACATTTGCATTGGCGAGAAAAGCCAAAGGAGGAGTTGGATACGCAACAACTGATGTGGCTGAAGATGGAGATGCAGGAGCTGCATCGCCGGGTAGCTCAGGAGACTCAGTTCAGGCAGCAGTTAGCTCTATTTGATACCACCGGTAACTTGATGAATGAGCAGCACTTCACAAACCCTATGGCGCCATTTTTTGCAGGGAttccttcaacttcaagccaagGCGCGATGAATAACGATGCTAATTAG
- the LOC133736121 gene encoding agamous-like MADS-box protein AGL62, whose translation MAGRVNRGRQKIKMKKIESESNCQVTFSKRKSCIFKKSSELSTLTGAEIAIIISSPGNKTFSFGHPSVQAIVDRYLSPAPEPPASTDITEKFLENFRIMKLNSLNAECTALNEELLNCRQQGEVLKRIARAGQADEWYGRSLASMDEEQRDSFKKDLIKLHGIVAQRSKEWHQRQIELMQQHAAMGAAGGFRDFMSPSVAPIRSFHEGSSSSQGAMHPDAASSSSSFWQAI comes from the coding sequence ATGGCCGGTAGGGTCAATAGAGGTCGCCAGAAAattaaaatgaagaaaatagaAAGCGAGAGTAATTGCCAGGTTACTTTCTCTAAGAGAAAGTCTTGCATTTTCAAAAAGTCGAGTGAGCTAAGCACGCTCACAGGTGCAGAGATCGCCATAATCATAAGTTCTCCCGGAAATAAGACATTCTCATTCGGGCACCCTTCTGTGCAGGCCATCGTTGACCGCTATCTGTCTCCGGCCCCTGAACCCCCAGCTAGCACAGACATCACTGAGAAGTTCTTGGAAAATTTTCGCATCATGAAATTGAACAGTCTCAACGCGGAGTGCACTGCCTTAAATGAGGAGCTGTTGAACTGTAGACAGCAGGGAGAGGTGCTTAAAAGGATTGCGAGGGCTGGCCAGGCTGACGAGTGGTATGGGAGGTCCTTAGCCAGCATGGACGAGGAACAACGAGACTCATTTAAGAAAGACTTGATTAAGCTACATGGTATTGTGGCTCAACGGTCTAAAGAATGGCATCAAAGGCAAATTGAGCTGATGCAACAGCACGCTGCAATGGGGGCTGCTGGGGGATTTAGGGATTTTATGTCACCGAGTGTCGCCCCTATTAGGTCTTTTCATGAGGGGAGTTCATCGAGCCAGGGCGCGATGCATCCCGATGCTGCTTCATCTTCCTCCTCTTTCTGGCAGGCAATTTGA
- the LOC133736122 gene encoding uncharacterized protein LOC133736122: MKAFLERYHKRKATEQLTPPEAPQIRNTSNDGTSEHHSEELNLTNQLAPPQFHRTNNASEDIGTSKYSVNEINIEDLPGDPGLRTPILEYHPNVRDRVRRHYLLQGPCQPKNYNFPQTEFSGVKRRFNVNWFKDHPSWLEYSIENDAAYCLHCYLFKPNIGDQAGGDVFVGTGFNNWKKKDKLKDHVGGINSAHNNARRMCEVLLNQRQHVDTVLVNQTQQDRINYRTRLNASVDCARFLLRQGLPFRGHDESDYSNNQGNFRELLKWHSDKVDDIKKVVLKNAPRNHQLTSPDIQHDIVKAAATETLNVIISDIGDALFSILVDESRDVSGKEQMAIVLRYVSKGQVIERFVGVKHVTDTTSASLKAAIDQFFSENGLSISSLRGQGYDGASNMRGEFNGLKALILKENGSAFYVHCFAHQLQLAIVAVAKNHILISNLFMFVSNLVNVAGSSCKRRDSLREKQVAKIIEELNIGSILSGRGLNQETTLKRAGDTRWSSHYGTLISIINLFPSLVELLEEIKEDGSSTDQKQDASRLLDSLESFDFVFSLHLMKVLLGTTNQLSQALQRRDQDIVNAMNLVKVCKEQLQNMRDNGWDSLLSQVVSFCEKQEIDVPNMDDVPFIPGKSRRRAPKVTNLHRYRVELFCAVIDMQLQELNDHFTETTTELLLCMACLNPSNSFSAFSKEKLIRLAQFYPKDFSAVSLLALEDELDTYISDMRSSSVFTQLKGISDLGEKMVETQKDKVYPLVYLLITLTLILPVATATVERAFSAMKIIKSDLRNRMGDMWMNSSMITYIEKEIFDGIDNETIMKRFQNMSNRRGQL; encoded by the coding sequence ATGAAAGCCTTTTTAGAGAGGTATCATAAGAGAAAAGCAACCGAACAGTTGACACCACCTGAAGCTCCTCAAATAAGAAACACATCCAATGATGGTACTTCAGAACATCATTCTGAAGAATTGAACTTGACAAATCAGTTGGCACCCCCTCAATTCCATCGGACAAATAATGCATCTGAAGATATTGGTACTTCAAAATATTCTGTCAATGAGATTAATATAGAAGATCTTCCTGGAGATCCTGGACTTCGAACTCCGATTTTAGAGTACCATCCTAATGTTCGAGATCGAGTGCGAAGACATTATTTACTGCAAGGTCCTTGTCAACCAAAAAACTATAATTTTCCTCAAACAGAATTTAGTGGTGTTAAGCGAAGGTTTAACGTCAATTGGTTTAAGGATCATCCTAGTTGGTTGGAGTATAGTATAGAAAATGATGCTGCATATTGTTTGCATTGTTATCTTTTTAAACCAAATATTGGAGACCAAGCAGGTGGTGATGTATTTGTTGGTACGGGGTTTAATAATTGGAAGAAAAAAGACAAGCTTAAAGATCATGTTGGAGGGATCAATAGCGCTCACAACAATGCTAGAAGAATGTGTGAAGTTTTATTAAATCAAAGACAGCATGTTGATACAGTTTTGGTGAACCAAACACAACAAGATCGGATTAACTATCGCACTCGTTTGAATGCATCAGTTGATTGTGCTCGTTTTCTACTACGACAAGGATTGCCATTTCGTGGTCATGATGAATCTGATTATTCAAATAACCAAGGAAATTTTAGAGAGCTTTTGAAGTGGCATTCTGATAAAGTTGATGATATAAAAAAGGTTGTCTTGAAAAATGCTCCAAGAAATCATCAATTAACATCACCTGATATTCAACATGATATTGTCAAGGCTGCTGCAACTGAAACTCTCAATGTCATAATTAGTGACATTGGTGACGCATTATTCTCTATTCTTGTTGACGAGTCTCGTGATGTATCAGGAAAAGAGCAAATGGCAATTGTATTGCGATATGTGAGCAAAGGACAAGTAATTGAGCGTTTTGTCGGTGTTAAACATGTCACTGATACTACTTCTGCATCACTGAAGGCAGCCATTGATCAATTCTTTTCAGAGAATGGATTAAGCATATCTAGCCTCCGTGGTCAAGGTTATGATGGAGCTAGTAATATGAGAGGAGAATTCAATGGTCTAAAAGCACTTATTTTAAAGGAGAATGGATCAGCTTTTTATGTTCATTGCTTTGCTCACCAGCTTCAGCTGGCTATTGTGGCTGTAGCAAAAAATCATATCTTAATCTCTAATCTCTTCATGTTTGTTAGTAATCTGGTGAATGTTGCTGGAAGCTCATGTAAACGTCGTGATTCTCTTCGAGAGAAACAAGTCGCCAAGATTATCGAAGAACTTAATATTGGTTCTATTTTAAGTGGGAGGGGCTTGAATCAGGAAACCACCCTAAAGCGAGCTGGTGATACAAGATGGAGCTCACATTATGGTACTTTGATTAGTATCATCAACTTATTTCCATCTTTAGTTGAATTGCttgaagaaataaaagaggATGGATCATCTACAGATCAGAAACAAGATGCAAGCAGATTATTAGACTCATTGGAATCATTCGACTTTGTATTTAGTCTGCATTTGATGAAGGTTTTGTTGGGGACTACAAATCAATTATCACAGGCATTGCAAAGAAGAGACCAAGATATTGTGAATGCAATGAACTTAGTTAAAGTGTGTAAGGAGCAATTGCAAAATATGAGAGACAATGGATGGGATTCTCTTCTTAGTCAAGTTGTTTCATTTTGTGAAAAACAGGAGATTGATGTTCCTAACATGGATGATGTTCCTTTTATTCCAGGAAAATCACGGCGTAGAGCTCCAAAGGTCACTAATCTGCATAGGTATCGAGTTGAATTATTTTGTGCAGTCATAGATATGCAACTTCAAGAGCTAAATGATCATTTTACAGAGACTACTACCGAGCTACTTCTCTGTATGGCATGTCTTAATCCATCTAATTCATTCTCAGCTTTTAGCAAAGAAAAATTGATTCGGCTTGCTCAGTTTTATCCTAAAGATTTTTCTGCAGTATCTCTCTTGGCTCTTGAAGATGAATTGGACACTTATATATCTGATATGCGAAGCAGTAGTGTGTTTACACAATTGAAAGGAATTAGTGACCTTGGAGAAAAAATGGTTGAGACACAGAAGGACAAGGTTTATCCATTAGTTTACTTGCTCATAACATTGACGCTAATTCTTCCAGTTGCAACTGCCACTGTAGAAAGAGCATTTTCTGCCATGAAGATCATAAAAAGTGATTTGCGAAACCGAATGGGAGACATGTGGATGAATAGCAGCATGATTACATATATCGAGAAAGAAATATTTGATGGTATTGATAATGAAACCATCATGAAAAGATTTCAAAATATGAGCAATCGTCGTGGACAATTGTAA